AAATCATGtgtatattaaatttagtcAGTCACTCCACAGAGTGAGGTCCACAGTATTTTCCAAATCATCCCAATTAAACCCCTTCTGCATGGCCGGCGGGGTGACGATCAACCCCTCCGCCATGCTGTCAAGTAACCCCGGCATGTTAAACAACTCCTCCTCGTCCATAAACGATTTTCTAGAAGCTCTGGGAACCTTCTCTGAGCATGGAATGGACAAGCCAACTGACGAGGACGAGGAAGCAGAAGATGGTTTTACTTTTACATCATTGGAAAATGCCTCTGCAGCCTCCAAAGCAGCACACTGTATATCCCTTATGGAAAACGACGATTTAACGCGCGGTAAAGCACTCGCCGCTTCAGGAAAATTCAACGAAGCGGACTCTCCCTTGAGAGCCAAGGCAGCTACGTCGTAAGCCCTGCTAGCAGCCATGTCCGGGCTAGAAAAGGTCCCGAGCCACACGCGAGATTTCTTGTTCGGTTGCCTCAGCTCACACACCCACTTGCCATTCCTTTGCCGGACGCCCTGGTAGACCGGGTGGCGCGTCTCCTGAAACTTCTTCCTTCCCGCCTTTCTCTTTTGCTTCCCACAAGCCGGCTCGAGTAGCATGTGTGAAGAAGTAGTACTGCTCTGCTGGTCGTAGCCCGAGGTTGGAGATGCTGATCCTTCTCTTAGAGCCATAAAAATATGATTCACGAATATTAAAACTTaatttacaaatacaaatataaaacctaaaatatgAATCGCGAACGTGTACAATGAATAACACACAAATTGAATTAGAGACAGTTGAATGCATCAACGCTAATATAAAAcgtaaaagagagagagagagagagttgagatAGTGACATTGATGGAATTTTATAGCACGAGGAAGAGAAAACTATTGGAGGAATAATTTTAAACGTGTTTGATTGTTGAAACTCATTTTAATATTTCCACGTGGAAGAACTGGGTATCCAGAAAAACACGCGGGGGAAAAGTTTCATCATACTTTTATTACGAAAAGAAGAGAATATTCTTGCTGGGCGACTTTGTCTGACCACATCAGAATTTGTAAACAAATTTAAGAATCCTTCAAAAAACCAGCACCACTACAATTCAATGTTACTAAAAGCGAAATTCCACGTGTAAATTATGGATTGGATCACATTGAGCTTGGAAAGTTAACAAGGGACGGTCGTGGGTCCAATTCAGGCAGTTCCAGTTTGCGGCGCATGAAGATGATTGAAAATTTTGGTCTTGGTCTGACTATTGAGATATGGCACGTGGCTGTCTCTAAAAAAATTTCGACCGATACAAAAGCAATATGAATTGGGCTTGGGCACCACATTACCATTGTGAAAAGATCGAGTTTTGTTAGGCTCAGCGGaagtaattaattactttttagaACAGATAATTCCTCTCCAGacaatctttttttaaaaaaaatttaagatggAAGAACCGAATAAACATGTTAATTTAATGggcagaattaaaaaaaaaaaaaaaaatctaaattaaaataacaacttAAATCAAACGTCACAACAATTAAGCTTGTTGAGAGTTGAATTAAGGATATTTATAGAACGGTAATCGGTTTTTCTTGAGCCAAAGTCAAATATAGAAAGCATAACTCCTTTTTGCTGAAACTCAATTTGCGTCACAGGGTTGGAATTGTAATTTGCAATGAGCCGAAACTCTCCAAAGAGCTATcgtctctctttccctctccaaAACTCCCTTCGTGTCTTGTGAGCTTTTGTTTCCTTATTCTAAGTGCCGACATGCACGAGAGCCTTCTtcattcttctcttctcttcctttttcctttatttttttctctttctttttcttttttttttgtcggtgACTTGAAAGCCAAACCAGCTCGATCGGCTTATCCCATACAAACCTTTTTGTTCTGTTCTCCCCCCTTCACATCTCAGGAACGGATGATGAGGGCTTTAGACGCATAATATTTATCAAATTCGGCTACCCAAATGCTCTAAAGcaaaatatgttcaaaaaaaatatttaaatagaatggTGAAATATGAATATCTAAAACagaaata
Above is a genomic segment from Corylus avellana chromosome ca9, CavTom2PMs-1.0 containing:
- the LOC132191909 gene encoding dehydration-responsive element-binding protein 1D-like, producing MLLEPACGKQKRKAGRKKFQETRHPVYQGVRQRNGKWVCELRQPNKKSRVWLGTFSSPDMAASRAYDVAALALKGESASLNFPEAASALPRVKSSFSIRDIQCAALEAAEAFSNDVKVKPSSASSSSSVGLSIPCSEKVPRASRKSFMDEEELFNMPGLLDSMAEGLIVTPPAMQKGFNWDDLENTVDLTLWSD